One region of Kytococcus sedentarius DSM 20547 genomic DNA includes:
- a CDS encoding universal stress protein encodes MAVIVGYIASDEGRAALKFGVAEAIRRQEPLQVVHSARTGKGSGADSTRAFVRELEAAEKDLEEAGVALERLDFDRGNEPSEDLIEVAESAASSGQEAVIVIGLRRRTPVGKLLLGSNAQRILLEAPCPVIAVKAV; translated from the coding sequence ATGGCAGTCATCGTTGGATACATCGCGTCGGACGAGGGCCGCGCCGCTCTGAAGTTCGGCGTCGCCGAGGCGATCCGTCGTCAGGAGCCGTTGCAGGTCGTCCACTCCGCACGCACGGGCAAGGGGTCGGGGGCGGACTCCACCCGGGCCTTCGTGCGCGAGCTGGAGGCTGCCGAGAAGGACTTGGAGGAGGCCGGTGTCGCGCTGGAGCGACTGGACTTCGACCGCGGCAACGAGCCCTCGGAGGACCTCATCGAGGTGGCGGAGTCGGCCGCGTCCAGCGGTCAGGAGGCCGTGATCGTCATCGGCCTGCGGCGTCGCACCCCGGTGGGCAAGCTGCTCTTGGGCTCAAACGCCCAAAGGATCCTGCTCGAGGCGCCGTGCCCGGTCATCGCGGTCAAGGCGGTCTGA
- a CDS encoding DUF4192 domain-containing protein, producing the protein MTTIPKVRDLPDLLTVVPLLAGFTPTDAVVLVCPTPEGRVALQRVALPPPDHWSHAHLDARELVQSVLPALLHADLRRLTLIGYLSDPMDQDYVGALLHQSADWLAETGIDVMGVALVCEGSWWRPDCPCGDLECGEPQPVPSLHESAAATALIAEGAVVHESPEALLAPWVEGEGAQLDPQELAAATKRWTGRKGNTRLRKESLEQWRRVVHEPAAEFGPPELAAVLWAARSVPVRDALIAWLTPGGMPLEALDPDARAAVEQALGEPASVVGEDRWTGWAVTQNLRTLTAVLPTTCAAPVACLAGLWAWWHGDGIVARFLLERALDAEPGHTLSGLLLRLVHHGIPMEGSPARRVSAGCDALDTNGRLR; encoded by the coding sequence ATGACGACGATCCCCAAAGTCCGAGACCTCCCCGACCTGCTCACCGTGGTGCCACTGCTGGCGGGCTTCACCCCCACCGATGCGGTGGTGCTGGTGTGCCCGACCCCCGAGGGGCGCGTGGCGCTCCAGCGGGTGGCGCTCCCGCCGCCGGACCACTGGAGCCATGCGCACCTCGACGCCCGCGAGCTGGTCCAGAGCGTGCTGCCGGCCCTGCTGCACGCCGACCTGCGGCGGCTCACCCTCATCGGCTACCTGTCCGACCCGATGGACCAGGACTACGTGGGGGCGCTGCTGCACCAGTCCGCCGACTGGCTGGCGGAGACCGGCATCGACGTGATGGGGGTGGCCCTGGTCTGTGAGGGCTCCTGGTGGCGCCCGGACTGCCCGTGTGGAGACCTGGAGTGCGGGGAGCCGCAGCCGGTGCCCAGCCTGCACGAGTCCGCCGCGGCGACGGCCCTCATCGCCGAGGGGGCCGTGGTGCACGAGTCCCCGGAGGCGCTGCTGGCGCCCTGGGTCGAAGGGGAGGGGGCGCAGCTCGACCCGCAGGAGCTGGCCGCGGCCACGAAGCGCTGGACCGGCCGCAAGGGGAACACCCGACTGCGCAAGGAGTCGCTGGAGCAGTGGCGGCGCGTGGTGCACGAGCCGGCCGCGGAGTTCGGGCCGCCGGAGCTCGCGGCGGTCCTGTGGGCGGCGCGGTCGGTGCCGGTACGTGACGCGCTCATCGCGTGGCTGACCCCGGGGGGCATGCCCCTGGAGGCCCTGGACCCCGACGCGCGGGCCGCGGTCGAGCAGGCGCTGGGCGAGCCGGCCTCCGTGGTCGGCGAGGACCGGTGGACGGGATGGGCGGTGACGCAGAACCTGCGGACGCTGACCGCCGTGCTGCCCACCACGTGTGCGGCGCCGGTGGCCTGTCTGGCGGGGCTGTGGGCGTGGTGGCACGGCGACGGGATCGTCGCGCGCTTCCTGCTGGAGCGGGCGCTGGACGCCGAACCGGGTCACACCCTCAGCGGGCTGTTGCTGCGGCTGGTGCACCACGGGATCCCGATGGAGGGAAGCCCGGCCCGCCGGGTCAGCGCCGGGTGTGATGCACTGGACACGAACGGGCGCCTACGTTGA
- a CDS encoding EcsC family protein, which translates to MGFFSSKKDKELERRAAAAAQTEDPGLLDKAAHSLADRLLKVGIDGVGPVKGAQKVAEQALVAAKGDVEKAEKAIAKDHFRKIAGGGFATGLGGLITLPVALPANVLEFYLLSTRAIAAIAHLRGHDVQQPELRSAILLTLVGADARDILTSAGIPATLVSGGRLASLASRQLPAPALMVVNKAVGFRILAQTGEKVLTRLGKAIPLAGGVIGAALDVYLFNRILDHAREELPRV; encoded by the coding sequence ATGGGCTTTTTCTCGTCCAAGAAGGACAAGGAGCTCGAACGACGGGCAGCTGCTGCCGCCCAGACCGAGGACCCCGGCCTGCTCGACAAGGCCGCACACAGCCTGGCCGACCGCCTGCTGAAGGTCGGCATCGACGGTGTCGGCCCGGTGAAGGGCGCGCAGAAGGTGGCCGAGCAGGCCCTGGTCGCCGCCAAGGGCGACGTCGAGAAGGCCGAGAAGGCCATCGCCAAGGACCACTTCCGCAAGATCGCTGGTGGCGGCTTCGCCACCGGGCTGGGTGGCCTGATCACCCTGCCGGTCGCGCTGCCGGCCAACGTGCTGGAGTTCTACCTGCTCTCGACCCGCGCCATCGCGGCGATCGCCCACCTGCGTGGCCACGACGTGCAGCAGCCCGAGCTCCGCTCGGCGATCCTGCTGACGCTGGTGGGCGCCGACGCCCGGGACATCCTCACCTCGGCGGGTATCCCCGCCACCCTGGTCTCCGGGGGCCGTCTGGCCTCGCTGGCCAGCCGCCAGCTGCCGGCCCCGGCTCTGATGGTGGTCAACAAGGCCGTGGGCTTCCGCATCCTGGCCCAGACCGGTGAGAAGGTGCTGACCCGCCTGGGCAAGGCGATCCCGCTGGCCGGTGGCGTCATCGGTGCGGCCCTGGACGTCTACCTGTTCAACCGCATCCTCGACCACGCGCGCGAGGAGCTGCCCCGCGTCTGA
- a CDS encoding PAC2 family protein, which produces MQDPSELFRIEDPADIDPRSVRTDTLWLATGGLVDAGDVEKNAVAHVLSTMESRVVASFDVDALLDYRARRPLLTFQRDRYISVDMPSLVVHRVTDPNGRHFLLLNGPEPDYQWERFLMALLMLAQEFGVRTLVSANGAPMQVPHTRPTGLTAYASDERLIADHASVFGTMQVPGHVDGLAHVRFAEAGIDTIGFAIHVPGYLADREMLDGTVAALHAISEATGIEVPMDDLEKRAEVNRRELDELVESNPEALEVVRTMEQQFDEFMSSQQRRSLTAHDVAKLPSPDEIASDLEEWLASGATMEDAPNEPGDGEPDDESGADGSDDRPADPDDDGPPAGRGGSTVWG; this is translated from the coding sequence GTGCAGGACCCCAGCGAGCTGTTCCGGATCGAGGACCCGGCCGACATCGACCCCCGGTCGGTGCGGACCGACACCCTGTGGCTGGCCACCGGGGGACTGGTCGATGCCGGCGACGTCGAGAAGAACGCGGTGGCCCACGTGCTCTCCACCATGGAGTCCCGGGTGGTCGCGTCCTTCGACGTCGACGCACTGCTGGACTACCGCGCCCGCCGGCCGTTGCTGACCTTCCAGCGCGACCGCTACATCTCGGTGGACATGCCGAGCCTGGTGGTCCACCGCGTCACCGACCCCAACGGGCGCCACTTCCTGCTGCTCAACGGCCCCGAGCCGGACTACCAGTGGGAGCGCTTCCTCATGGCCCTGCTGATGCTGGCGCAGGAGTTCGGCGTCCGCACCCTGGTCTCGGCCAACGGGGCGCCCATGCAGGTGCCCCACACGCGGCCGACCGGGCTGACCGCCTACGCCTCGGACGAGCGCCTCATCGCCGATCACGCATCGGTGTTCGGCACCATGCAGGTCCCTGGCCACGTCGACGGCCTGGCCCACGTGCGCTTCGCGGAGGCGGGGATCGACACCATCGGCTTCGCCATCCACGTCCCGGGCTACCTGGCCGACCGGGAGATGCTGGACGGCACCGTGGCCGCCCTGCACGCGATCTCGGAGGCCACCGGGATCGAGGTGCCCATGGACGACCTGGAGAAGCGGGCCGAGGTGAACCGCCGGGAGCTGGACGAGCTGGTGGAGTCCAACCCTGAGGCGCTCGAGGTGGTGCGCACCATGGAGCAGCAGTTCGACGAGTTCATGAGCTCTCAGCAGCGCCGCAGCCTGACCGCGCACGACGTGGCCAAGCTGCCCAGCCCCGACGAGATCGCCTCCGACCTGGAGGAGTGGCTGGCCTCCGGCGCCACGATGGAGGACGCGCCGAACGAGCCGGGCGACGGTGAGCCGGACGACGAGTCGGGCGCCGACGGCAGCGACGACCGCCCCGCGGACCCCGATGACGACGGTCCGCCTGCGGGCCGCGGCGGTTCGACGGTGTGGGGCTGA
- the hrpA gene encoding ATP-dependent RNA helicase HrpA produces MTEQGRSGGPRGAGKRRSGGGRGQRRSGRGRGTRRGPRRLTPEQVEARRASVPALRWPDLPVVDRKDDLAAAIRDHQVVVVAGETGSGKTTQLPKICLELGRGVTGMIGHTQPRRIAARSVADRIAHELGVELEDPQGPVGYQVRFTDLSSPTTLVKVMTDGILLNQMQFDRDLRAYDTLIIDEAHERSLTIDFILGYLQQLLPRRPDLKVIITSATIDPERFAHHFADAEGNPAPIVEVSGRTYPVEIRYRPLSLQETSNVAALADPEGYDETVYGEDDIDQVTGIGQAVQELWTEVIGPDDPRPQDRDILVFCSGEREIRDATEALEGLKLPGTEIVPLYGRLSSAEQQRVFAPHSTRRVVLATNVAETSLTVPGIRYVVDTGTARISRYSQRLKVQRLPIEKISRASANQRAGRSGRVSAGICIRLYSQEDFEARPEFTDPEIQRTSLASVILQMAHLGLGDVQRFGFVDPPDPRQITDGLRLLHELGAVTRETASRGGVVTLTPEGRELASIPADPRLARMLLEAHRRGALAEVLVIVAGLSIQDPRERPAEKRERADQLHARFKDENSDFVALLNLWQYARERKGSLSGSAFRRLCRAEFLHYLRLREWVDVHHQLRSVVKGLGWQDSSLGLESDRTRQRDHGFAPVDPAKAEVVHRSLLPGLLSQVGLRDRETRDYLGARGAHFSIQPGSGLFRTRPDWIMSAELVETTRLWARTNATVDPAWVEEAADHLVKRQYSEPRWSAKRASAVADERVTLLGIPLVAGRQVGLATVDAPLARELFIRHALVEGDWQTGHAFWGHNKKVLAEVEQLEARSRRRDLLDDEALFAFYDERLPAEVVSAAHFDSWWKSHRRTEPHLLDLSVEEVVGEDSSGVDLADFPATWVQGDVELPLTYQFEPGTEADGVTAHLTLSQLNRVRDEGFDWQVPGLREELAVALLRSLPKAVRRSFVPAPDHAAAALKDLSEQLADAPTGTATEPMRGSGTFAAALAGALTRRTGTPLDPADMDTAAVPAHLRMTFRVTEDAPGEGGRVPGGKGAGGGAPRGKGSRGRRGPRQRPTVLAEGNDLTALQAQLAGSLQEAVAGAAAGLTASGLTSWTLDELPAHFDDGGVQGWPALVDEGTTAGVQVFADPRQAAHEHALGLRRLVLAGFNPPWNRILRSVDNQTKLALGAAPHGSTQALLEDALAAAVDSVIAERLAAAGTVRTREAFEQVQATAVQQAAPRILEMVGAAGKVLAGVPAVERAVESMTAPRLAPLREDLTAQLRGLVHPGFLTHAGYEQVRHLPRYLQAMEQRAAKAPTDLARDTERLAVVQTVERERADLLAGLDELERLRPDVRALRWMTEELRVSLFAQQLGTAHAVSEKRIYAAMDAVEKALEQSRGAGR; encoded by the coding sequence ATGACTGAGCAGGGCCGTTCCGGTGGCCCCCGGGGCGCCGGAAAGCGCCGTTCCGGTGGTGGCCGGGGGCAGCGGCGGTCCGGCCGCGGCCGGGGAACCCGGCGTGGCCCGCGCCGCCTGACCCCCGAGCAGGTCGAGGCGCGCCGCGCGTCCGTCCCGGCCCTGCGCTGGCCAGACCTGCCTGTGGTCGACCGCAAGGACGACCTGGCGGCCGCCATCCGCGATCATCAGGTGGTCGTCGTGGCCGGCGAGACGGGCTCGGGCAAGACCACCCAGCTGCCCAAGATCTGCCTGGAGTTGGGCCGTGGCGTGACCGGGATGATCGGCCACACCCAGCCCCGCCGCATCGCCGCCCGGTCGGTGGCCGACCGCATCGCGCACGAGCTCGGGGTCGAGCTCGAGGACCCGCAGGGGCCGGTGGGCTACCAGGTGCGCTTCACCGACCTCTCGAGCCCCACGACGCTCGTGAAGGTGATGACCGACGGCATCCTGCTCAACCAGATGCAGTTCGACCGGGATCTGCGGGCCTACGACACCCTCATCATCGATGAGGCCCACGAGCGCAGCCTCACCATCGACTTCATCCTCGGGTACCTGCAGCAGCTGCTCCCGCGGCGGCCCGACCTCAAGGTGATCATCACCTCGGCGACCATCGACCCCGAGCGCTTCGCCCACCACTTCGCGGACGCGGAGGGCAACCCTGCCCCCATCGTCGAGGTGTCGGGGCGCACCTACCCGGTGGAGATCCGCTACCGGCCCCTCAGCCTCCAGGAGACGTCGAACGTTGCCGCGCTGGCCGACCCCGAGGGCTACGACGAGACCGTCTACGGCGAGGACGACATCGACCAGGTCACCGGCATCGGCCAGGCCGTGCAGGAGCTGTGGACCGAGGTCATCGGCCCGGACGACCCCCGCCCGCAGGATCGCGACATCCTGGTCTTCTGCTCCGGGGAGCGGGAGATCCGTGACGCGACCGAGGCGCTGGAGGGGCTGAAGCTGCCCGGCACCGAGATCGTCCCGCTCTACGGCCGCCTCTCCTCCGCCGAGCAGCAGCGCGTCTTCGCCCCCCACTCCACGCGGCGCGTGGTGCTGGCCACCAACGTCGCGGAGACCTCGCTGACCGTGCCCGGCATCCGGTACGTGGTGGACACCGGCACGGCCCGCATCTCGCGGTACAGCCAACGGCTCAAGGTGCAGCGCCTCCCCATCGAGAAGATCTCCCGGGCCTCGGCCAACCAGCGGGCGGGACGCTCGGGGCGCGTGAGCGCGGGCATCTGCATCCGCCTGTACTCGCAGGAGGACTTCGAGGCCCGCCCCGAGTTCACCGACCCGGAGATCCAGCGCACCTCGCTGGCCAGCGTGATCCTGCAGATGGCCCACCTGGGCCTGGGGGACGTGCAGCGCTTCGGCTTCGTCGACCCGCCGGACCCACGCCAGATCACCGACGGCCTGCGCCTGCTGCACGAGCTGGGTGCCGTGACCCGGGAGACCGCCTCCCGCGGCGGTGTCGTGACGCTGACCCCCGAGGGGCGCGAGCTCGCCTCCATCCCCGCCGACCCCCGCCTGGCGCGGATGCTGTTGGAGGCCCACCGCCGCGGGGCGCTGGCCGAGGTGCTCGTGATCGTGGCCGGGCTGTCCATCCAGGACCCGCGGGAGCGGCCGGCCGAGAAGCGCGAGCGCGCCGACCAGCTGCACGCCCGCTTCAAGGACGAGAACTCCGACTTCGTCGCCCTGCTGAACCTGTGGCAGTACGCCCGGGAGCGCAAGGGCAGCCTCTCCGGCTCGGCCTTCCGCCGGCTGTGCCGTGCCGAGTTCCTGCACTACCTGCGCCTGCGGGAGTGGGTGGACGTACACCATCAGCTGCGCAGCGTGGTCAAGGGCCTGGGCTGGCAGGACTCCTCGCTGGGCCTGGAGTCCGACCGCACCCGCCAGCGCGACCACGGCTTCGCGCCGGTGGACCCTGCGAAGGCCGAGGTGGTGCACCGCAGCCTGCTGCCCGGGCTGCTGAGCCAGGTGGGCCTGCGCGACCGGGAGACCCGGGACTACCTGGGCGCCCGCGGGGCGCACTTCTCCATCCAGCCCGGCTCGGGGCTGTTCCGCACCCGCCCGGACTGGATCATGTCCGCCGAGCTGGTGGAGACCACCCGCCTGTGGGCCCGCACGAACGCGACGGTGGACCCCGCGTGGGTGGAGGAGGCCGCCGACCACCTGGTGAAGCGGCAGTACTCCGAGCCACGCTGGTCGGCCAAGCGGGCCTCGGCGGTGGCCGACGAGCGCGTGACCCTGCTGGGCATCCCGCTGGTCGCCGGGCGGCAGGTGGGCCTCGCGACGGTGGATGCCCCGCTGGCGCGGGAGCTCTTCATCCGGCACGCGCTGGTGGAGGGGGACTGGCAGACCGGCCACGCCTTCTGGGGGCACAACAAGAAGGTGCTCGCCGAGGTGGAGCAGCTCGAGGCCCGCTCGCGGCGCCGGGACCTGCTCGACGACGAGGCCCTGTTCGCCTTCTACGACGAGCGCCTGCCCGCCGAGGTGGTCTCCGCCGCGCACTTCGACAGCTGGTGGAAGTCCCACCGCCGCACGGAGCCGCACCTGCTGGACCTCTCGGTCGAGGAGGTGGTCGGCGAGGACTCCAGCGGTGTGGACCTCGCGGACTTCCCGGCCACCTGGGTGCAGGGTGACGTCGAGCTGCCCCTCACCTACCAGTTCGAGCCCGGCACCGAGGCCGATGGGGTGACGGCCCACCTGACGCTCAGCCAGCTCAACCGGGTGCGCGACGAGGGCTTCGACTGGCAGGTGCCCGGCCTGCGCGAGGAGCTCGCGGTGGCCCTGCTGCGCTCGCTGCCCAAGGCGGTGCGCCGGTCCTTCGTACCCGCGCCGGACCACGCGGCGGCGGCGCTGAAGGACCTGTCCGAGCAACTCGCCGACGCGCCCACGGGGACCGCGACGGAGCCGATGCGGGGGAGCGGCACCTTCGCTGCCGCGCTCGCCGGTGCGTTGACGCGGCGGACCGGCACGCCGCTGGACCCGGCGGACATGGACACCGCCGCGGTCCCTGCACACCTGCGCATGACCTTCCGGGTCACCGAGGACGCCCCGGGCGAGGGCGGCAGGGTCCCGGGAGGGAAGGGCGCGGGAGGCGGTGCCCCGCGCGGCAAGGGGTCCCGCGGCCGACGCGGGCCGCGCCAGCGGCCCACGGTGCTCGCCGAGGGCAACGACCTGACGGCCCTGCAGGCGCAGCTCGCGGGCTCGCTGCAGGAGGCCGTGGCGGGAGCGGCGGCCGGACTCACCGCATCGGGGCTGACCAGCTGGACCCTTGACGAGCTGCCAGCCCACTTCGACGACGGCGGTGTGCAGGGCTGGCCCGCCCTGGTCGACGAGGGGACGACGGCCGGGGTGCAGGTGTTCGCCGACCCCCGCCAGGCGGCCCACGAGCACGCACTCGGCCTGCGCCGCCTGGTGCTGGCCGGCTTCAACCCGCCGTGGAACCGCATCCTGCGCAGCGTGGACAACCAGACCAAGCTGGCCCTGGGGGCCGCGCCGCACGGCTCCACCCAGGCCCTGCTGGAGGACGCGTTGGCGGCGGCGGTGGACTCGGTGATCGCCGAGCGCCTGGCCGCGGCCGGGACGGTGCGCACCCGGGAGGCCTTCGAGCAGGTGCAGGCCACCGCCGTGCAGCAGGCCGCGCCCCGCATCCTGGAGATGGTGGGCGCCGCCGGGAAGGTGCTCGCGGGCGTGCCGGCCGTGGAGCGCGCGGTGGAGTCGATGACGGCACCGCGCCTGGCGCCGCTGCGGGAGGACCTGACCGCCCAGCTGCGGGGGCTGGTGCACCCGGGTTTCCTGACCCACGCCGGCTACGAGCAGGTGCGGCACCTGCCTCGCTACCTGCAGGCCATGGAGCAGCGGGCGGCCAAGGCACCGACGGATCTCGCGCGGGACACCGAGCGGCTGGCCGTGGTGCAGACCGTGGAGCGCGAGCGGGCCGACCTGCTGGCGGGCCTGGACGAGCTGGAGCGGCTGCGGCCGGACGTCCGCGCGCTGCGCTGGATGACCGAGGAGCTGCGGGTCAGCCTGTTCGCCCAGCAGCTCGGGACCGCACACGCCGTGAGCGAGAAGCGCATCTACGCGGCCATGGACGCCGTCGAGAAGGCACTGGAACAGAGCCGCGGCGCGGGGCGTTGA
- the mnhG gene encoding monovalent cation/H(+) antiporter subunit G, with protein sequence MNDALQIAGASFLLVGALLSLVAGIGLVRFPDVLTRMHAATKPQTMGLVLMAIGFGLVVREWPVWGALVLAVLFQFLTAPVAAHMIGRGALRTGQVRLPLYEDPGVSADARDDD encoded by the coding sequence GTGAACGACGCCCTGCAGATTGCCGGCGCCTCCTTCTTGCTGGTGGGCGCCCTGTTGTCGCTGGTGGCCGGGATCGGTCTGGTGCGCTTCCCCGACGTGCTGACCCGCATGCACGCGGCCACCAAGCCGCAGACGATGGGCCTGGTGCTCATGGCCATCGGGTTCGGCTTGGTGGTGCGGGAGTGGCCCGTGTGGGGCGCCCTGGTGCTGGCCGTTCTCTTCCAGTTCCTCACCGCGCCGGTGGCGGCGCACATGATCGGGCGCGGCGCGCTGCGCACCGGGCAGGTCCGCCTGCCGCTGTACGAGGACCCCGGGGTGTCCGCCGACGCCCGAGACGATGACTGA
- a CDS encoding monovalent cation/H+ antiporter complex subunit F, whose protein sequence is MNEIATWLMWGAAAALIAASALALVRIVRGPTVLDRMVGSDLLVSILLGFFCLMGAWWGLAQAVTLLVSLSLVVFLGAVAAARYAARDRDTGWARDERVDMSADGRPS, encoded by the coding sequence ATGAACGAGATCGCGACGTGGCTGATGTGGGGCGCCGCGGCGGCCCTCATCGCCGCCTCGGCCCTGGCCCTGGTGCGCATCGTGCGCGGCCCCACAGTCTTGGACCGGATGGTGGGCTCGGACCTGCTGGTCAGCATCCTGCTGGGCTTCTTCTGTCTCATGGGGGCCTGGTGGGGCCTGGCGCAGGCGGTGACCCTGCTGGTCTCGTTGTCCCTGGTGGTCTTCCTGGGGGCGGTGGCCGCGGCCCGCTATGCCGCCCGCGACCGGGACACCGGGTGGGCTCGGGACGAGCGGGTGGACATGTCCGCGGACGGGAGGCCCTCGTGA
- a CDS encoding Na+/H+ antiporter subunit E: MLRRIQLFPLLWLVVVWMIAWGSYSPMIIFGGLALGLMVSLASPLPRMRVNGTFRPWSFVVLVAVFLRDLVGAVVEVTLLAVLPGRRTDAAMVVVQFQAEEELFQTITSELITLVPGTMVIDLDDATGIAHVHCLGVRSEEDAERLRQDCLAQERRVLAAFDADYRREDR, encoded by the coding sequence ATGCTGCGCCGCATCCAGCTGTTCCCACTGCTGTGGCTCGTGGTGGTGTGGATGATCGCCTGGGGCTCCTACTCGCCGATGATCATCTTCGGTGGTCTCGCCCTGGGGCTCATGGTCTCGCTGGCCTCGCCGCTGCCCCGGATGCGGGTGAACGGCACTTTCCGCCCTTGGTCCTTCGTCGTGCTGGTGGCCGTCTTCCTGCGCGACCTGGTGGGGGCCGTCGTGGAGGTGACGCTGCTGGCGGTGCTGCCGGGGCGGCGGACGGACGCCGCGATGGTGGTGGTGCAGTTCCAGGCTGAGGAGGAGCTCTTCCAGACCATCACCTCCGAGCTGATCACGCTGGTGCCGGGCACCATGGTGATCGACCTCGACGACGCCACCGGCATCGCCCACGTGCACTGCCTGGGCGTGCGCTCGGAGGAGGACGCCGAGCGCCTGCGGCAGGACTGCCTGGCCCAGGAGCGCCGGGTGCTGGCCGCCTTCGACGCCGACTACCGCCGGGAGGACCGATGA
- a CDS encoding Na+/H+ antiporter subunit D: MNDLNVSFIVPLLVMLPLLASAVTLAAGRHTTVQRVISTAVVAACLVGSVVLLWAADTDGPQVVPTAAWIPYEGIVLVVDRLSALMLIVGFTVILGVLWYSNGEGRESFDQEAGGKAPLPIFHPSLLVLAAGVATTFVSGDLFHMYVGFEVLLGASFVLLTLGGTASRVRAGVTYTFVSLLSSTVFLFAVAMVYTATGTVNLAQVAERMGDLPQGTQVLLQSMLLVGFAVKAAVFPMSSWLPDSYPTAPAPVTAVFAGLLTKVGVYAMIRTQTLIFPGGILQDLLLWAALLTMVVGILGAVAQTEVKRMISFTLVSHIGYMLFGLAIGTAAGIAAAIFYVIHHILIQATLFLVTGMVQRRTGVSTLDRLGGLIRTAPWLAVLWFIPAMNLAGIPPFSGFIGKVGLMRAAAQIGTEMMWVLIVGSVVTSVLTLYAIAKTWAKSFWGAESKEEGMGQRAERIGPGLFVPTGTMVLLGLGLTVFAGPIYGISERAAGDLVNRHSYLTAVSDAADAMAENYPEPKGGDH; this comes from the coding sequence GTGAACGACCTCAACGTCTCCTTCATCGTCCCGCTGTTGGTGATGCTGCCGCTGCTGGCCTCCGCGGTGACGCTGGCGGCTGGCCGCCACACCACTGTCCAGCGCGTGATTTCCACCGCCGTCGTGGCCGCCTGCCTCGTGGGCTCGGTGGTGCTGCTCTGGGCGGCTGACACCGACGGCCCGCAGGTGGTGCCGACCGCGGCGTGGATCCCCTACGAGGGCATCGTCCTGGTGGTCGACCGCCTCTCGGCACTGATGCTGATCGTGGGGTTCACCGTGATCCTCGGGGTGCTCTGGTACTCCAACGGTGAGGGGCGCGAGTCCTTCGACCAGGAGGCCGGGGGCAAGGCACCGCTGCCGATCTTCCACCCCTCGCTGCTGGTGCTGGCCGCGGGCGTGGCCACCACCTTCGTCTCCGGCGACCTGTTCCACATGTACGTGGGCTTCGAGGTGCTGCTGGGCGCGAGCTTCGTGCTGCTGACCCTGGGCGGCACCGCCTCGCGCGTGCGGGCCGGTGTCACCTACACCTTCGTCTCCCTGTTGAGCTCCACGGTCTTCCTGTTCGCCGTCGCGATGGTCTACACGGCCACCGGCACGGTGAACCTCGCGCAGGTGGCCGAGCGGATGGGGGACCTCCCGCAGGGCACGCAGGTGCTGCTCCAGTCGATGCTGCTGGTGGGCTTCGCGGTGAAGGCCGCGGTGTTCCCCATGTCGAGCTGGCTGCCGGACTCCTACCCGACGGCCCCGGCCCCGGTGACCGCTGTCTTCGCCGGTCTGCTCACCAAGGTGGGCGTGTACGCGATGATCCGCACCCAGACGCTGATCTTCCCCGGCGGGATCTTGCAGGACCTGCTGCTGTGGGCCGCCCTGCTGACCATGGTCGTGGGCATCCTGGGGGCCGTGGCGCAGACCGAGGTCAAGCGGATGATCAGCTTCACGTTGGTCAGCCACATCGGCTACATGCTCTTCGGTCTGGCGATCGGCACGGCTGCCGGCATCGCCGCCGCGATCTTCTACGTCATCCACCACATCCTCATCCAGGCCACGCTGTTCCTGGTGACGGGCATGGTGCAGCGGCGTACCGGGGTCAGCACGCTGGACCGGCTCGGCGGCCTCATCCGCACGGCCCCGTGGCTCGCAGTGCTGTGGTTCATCCCGGCCATGAACCTCGCCGGCATCCCGCCCTTCTCCGGCTTCATCGGCAAGGTGGGCCTGATGCGGGCCGCCGCGCAGATCGGCACGGAGATGATGTGGGTGCTCATCGTCGGCAGTGTGGTCACCTCCGTGCTGACGCTCTACGCCATCGCCAAAACCTGGGCGAAGTCCTTCTGGGGCGCCGAGAGCAAGGAGGAGGGCATGGGCCAGCGGGCCGAGCGCATCGGCCCCGGCCTGTTCGTCCCCACCGGCACGATGGTGTTGCTCGGGCTGGGCCTCACGGTCTTCGCCGGCCCCATCTACGGCATCTCCGAGCGGGCCGCGGGGGACCTGGTGAACCGCCACAGCTACCTCACGGCCGTCTCCGACGCCGCGGACGCGATGGCGGAGAACTACCCGGAGCCGAAGGGCGGTGACCACTGA